In the genome of Bremerella sp. JC817, one region contains:
- a CDS encoding MurR/RpiR family transcriptional regulator codes for MNTSPNSNPDPSWRKKFRRMHGEMTAAEQRAGEYFESHAEAAYHSISEVVAHSGIGYGTIIRFCQKLGCKGFQEFKLMLATEGVANVRADQGSEDRPSSAVERRLTNELADTLRLLEDDHLQQAAENLLAGKVVLVVGVASSAPLVLSLVWKLSRIGIDARPSTEGYVMAVNATLLKKHDVLFAISSSGATKDILHAAEVAAAQGATVIALTNFSSSPLSQIADVSLFTTANRDPLKAEVPSIIAGEAVAEMLLERLLLLAPERREHLLQSSKAVSDRKL; via the coding sequence ATGAACACCTCTCCTAACAGCAATCCCGATCCGTCGTGGCGTAAGAAGTTTCGGCGAATGCATGGTGAAATGACTGCCGCCGAGCAGCGTGCCGGCGAGTACTTTGAAAGCCACGCCGAAGCGGCCTATCACTCAATCAGTGAAGTGGTGGCCCATAGCGGCATCGGCTATGGCACCATCATCCGGTTCTGCCAGAAGCTTGGCTGCAAAGGCTTTCAAGAGTTCAAGCTGATGCTCGCGACCGAAGGGGTCGCCAACGTTCGAGCGGACCAGGGGAGCGAAGATCGACCTTCCAGCGCGGTAGAACGCCGTTTGACGAACGAACTTGCCGATACCCTCCGTCTGTTGGAAGACGACCATCTGCAACAAGCTGCCGAGAACCTTCTGGCAGGCAAAGTGGTACTGGTGGTCGGTGTTGCCAGTAGTGCTCCACTGGTGTTGAGCCTGGTTTGGAAGCTGAGCCGAATTGGAATCGACGCGCGTCCTTCGACCGAAGGCTACGTGATGGCGGTGAATGCCACACTGCTGAAGAAGCACGACGTGCTGTTCGCCATCAGCTCTTCAGGAGCCACGAAGGACATTCTCCATGCGGCCGAAGTTGCCGCGGCCCAAGGCGCGACCGTGATCGCGCTGACGAACTTCTCGAGTTCGCCATTAAGCCAGATCGCGGATGTTTCGCTTTTTACGACAGCGAATCGCGATCCGTTGAAGGCCGAAGTTCCGTCGATTATCGCAGGCGAAGCAGTCGCCGAGATGCTGCTCGAACGGTTGCTGTTGCTCGCGCCAGAGCGGCGCGAGCACTTGTTGCAATCGTCGAAGGCCGTTTCCGACCGCAAGCTGTAA
- a CDS encoding amidohydrolase family protein, whose translation MRCFSCLLTSALLLFVTSAGFASDQIPGAMPKGSVAIVGATLHPVSGPAVKGGTIVFQDGKITAIGSDVEVPAEATVIQAATKHVYPGLFEPYSRIGLTEISSVRASNDYRESGELNPNVKAHVAVNPDSEIVPVTRTNGVLLTMTAPTGGLIAGQSAVIQLDGWTYEDMTVKPETAMIVTLRSQHHREELGEFLEECRQYASAKEAGMQIRHDARLEAMGEVVAGNQPIIIAADRWEDITRAVAFAREQKVKLVIFGGYDAPKCAPLLKDYDVPVIVSSIHRQPMRKDDAYDAAYTLPKRLKDAGILFAISGYDRSEAWNVRNLPYHAATAAAFGLTSDEAIEAITLSPAKILGVADRVGSLEVGKDATLILCNGNPLEAPTEIESAWVFGKPVDLNDKQQMLRDKYEQKYEQSKK comes from the coding sequence ATGCGTTGTTTTTCCTGCCTTCTCACCTCTGCTTTGCTGTTGTTCGTTACGTCGGCTGGTTTCGCATCGGATCAAATTCCTGGTGCGATGCCGAAGGGATCGGTCGCGATCGTTGGTGCAACATTGCATCCCGTTTCCGGGCCCGCCGTGAAAGGTGGAACGATCGTGTTCCAGGACGGAAAGATCACGGCGATCGGAAGCGATGTTGAAGTCCCCGCCGAAGCGACCGTGATTCAGGCAGCCACTAAGCACGTCTATCCTGGCCTGTTCGAGCCATACTCGCGCATCGGCCTGACGGAAATCTCTTCGGTGCGAGCCAGTAACGATTACCGTGAATCAGGCGAGCTGAATCCGAACGTGAAAGCTCACGTGGCTGTCAATCCAGACAGCGAGATCGTACCCGTCACGCGGACCAATGGTGTGCTGCTGACCATGACAGCTCCGACCGGCGGTTTGATCGCTGGACAAAGTGCTGTGATACAGCTCGACGGCTGGACCTACGAAGATATGACCGTGAAGCCAGAAACGGCGATGATCGTCACCCTTCGCAGTCAACATCATCGCGAAGAACTCGGTGAGTTCCTCGAGGAATGTCGTCAGTATGCCAGCGCCAAAGAAGCCGGCATGCAAATACGTCACGATGCACGTTTAGAGGCGATGGGCGAAGTCGTGGCAGGCAATCAGCCGATCATTATCGCCGCGGACCGCTGGGAAGACATAACCCGCGCCGTCGCCTTCGCTCGCGAGCAGAAAGTCAAGCTGGTGATCTTCGGTGGCTATGACGCTCCGAAGTGTGCTCCTCTTCTGAAAGATTACGACGTGCCGGTGATCGTTTCTTCGATTCATCGCCAGCCGATGCGAAAAGACGATGCCTACGATGCCGCTTACACCTTGCCAAAGCGTTTGAAGGACGCAGGCATCTTGTTTGCAATTTCGGGCTACGATCGTTCGGAAGCCTGGAACGTTCGTAACTTGCCTTACCACGCGGCCACTGCGGCGGCATTCGGTTTGACCAGCGACGAAGCGATTGAAGCAATCACGCTTTCGCCTGCTAAGATCCTGGGTGTGGCCGACCGCGTCGGTAGCCTGGAAGTCGGCAAAGACGCGACGTTGATCCTTTGCAACGGCAACCCGCTGGAGGCGCCGACAGAGATCGAGTCGGCCTGGGTCTTTGGCAAGCCAGTCGATCTGAACGACAAGCAGCAGATGCTGCGAGACAAGTACGAGCAGAAGTACGAACAGTCGAAGAAGTAA
- a CDS encoding amidohydrolase family protein — MKPSVFLPALLLLLVPVLSFAQAPQQTSRHEDGLHRHPIRAYALTGGKVITKPGSEPKELTIIVRESKIETLAKDAKIPADAKVVELEGKFVYPGFIDSYAEVALDQADNRPATAYWNDNIRADFDVTTVLTKDQIGGNDLRKQGFVARMIAPRDGIVRGQTALYSLDGGTLPNSLLVERYALAMELTLARRRGRGIYPNSPMGAVALSRQAFYDAKWYREAMQAVQKNPDLLLPESNVTLAAMQPYATGKAPVMIETSNEQFLMRADDFAQEFDLDLIVIGSGREYRRLADVVKTNRPIVVPVAFPKAPNVATPEAAADASLESLMHWDHAPENLARLAEQEVEIMLTTYRLESTGQFLKNLRTAVERGFNEEAALAALTTVPAKQFGVQDQLGTIEAGKLASFVILEKPLFEKDAEVTETWVNGERFEHQSELPEAIAGDWKLELEGAPKDAEKLLLVNIKGDKNLKGFVRPGETTPKFKDKKELKDLKLEDGRVIATFISDDFGAKGVATLSILYEEDVETLHGTIRWPEGTVSSVKMSASGMEEAENEEEKKKEEEPTKEEEKEKKDEKKVVMASYPIQYPLGSFGLETTPKQEALVAFKGATVWTCGPQGKLENGIVLVKKGKIEAVGADLEIPEDAVVVDATGMHITPGLIDCHSHIATDGGINESGQAITAEVRIGDFIDANDIDIYWQLAGGLTTANVLHGSANPIGGQNQVIKMRWGANFDELKFKGAPLGIKFALGENVKQSNWGENYTTRYPQTRMGVEQVFRDEFQEAQEYAAAKKAAAKAKSGLPVRVDLQMEAISEIVEKKRWIHCHSYRQDEILALLRVLDDFGIKIGSLQHILEGYKVADAMAEHGATASTFADWWAYKVEVDDAIPYNGAMMHDQGIVVSFNSDDAEMGRRMNQEAVKAVKYGGMSEEEALKFVTLNAAIQLRIEDRIGSLEAGKDADLTIWSGAPLSNLSVCKQTWIDGRKYFDKDDEQAQRDRFADMKNKLVQKILDTRAPMMNHGESVDDPTSLWPRHDEFCGHHEHEHEHEHHHE; from the coding sequence AGACGCGAAGATTCCAGCCGACGCGAAAGTCGTTGAGCTGGAAGGCAAGTTTGTCTATCCCGGTTTCATCGATAGCTATGCGGAAGTTGCTCTCGACCAGGCCGACAATCGCCCGGCCACGGCTTATTGGAACGACAACATCCGGGCCGATTTCGACGTCACCACGGTGCTGACCAAGGACCAGATTGGTGGCAACGATTTGCGGAAGCAAGGTTTCGTGGCTCGGATGATCGCCCCGCGCGATGGAATCGTCCGCGGGCAAACGGCTCTGTACAGTCTCGATGGCGGAACGCTTCCCAATAGCCTTCTGGTGGAACGATATGCCTTGGCGATGGAGTTGACGCTGGCACGTCGACGCGGCCGGGGGATTTACCCGAACTCGCCGATGGGTGCGGTTGCCCTTTCCCGCCAGGCCTTCTACGACGCCAAGTGGTACCGCGAAGCGATGCAGGCAGTGCAGAAGAATCCAGATCTGCTATTACCAGAATCGAATGTCACGCTGGCGGCCATGCAGCCTTATGCGACCGGCAAAGCGCCTGTGATGATCGAGACCTCCAACGAACAGTTTCTGATGCGAGCGGACGACTTCGCTCAAGAATTCGACTTGGATCTGATCGTGATCGGAAGTGGTCGCGAATATCGCCGCCTGGCCGATGTCGTGAAGACCAATCGCCCGATTGTTGTTCCCGTCGCGTTCCCTAAAGCTCCGAATGTGGCCACGCCTGAGGCCGCTGCGGATGCTTCGCTGGAATCGCTGATGCACTGGGACCATGCTCCTGAGAACCTGGCCCGGCTTGCCGAGCAAGAGGTCGAGATCATGCTGACCACGTATCGTCTGGAATCGACGGGGCAGTTTCTGAAGAATCTGCGAACCGCCGTTGAACGCGGCTTCAACGAAGAAGCCGCGCTGGCCGCATTGACAACCGTTCCTGCGAAGCAGTTTGGTGTGCAGGATCAACTCGGCACGATTGAAGCAGGCAAACTCGCCAGCTTCGTTATTCTGGAAAAGCCGCTGTTTGAAAAAGACGCGGAAGTCACCGAAACCTGGGTCAATGGAGAGCGGTTCGAGCATCAAAGCGAACTGCCAGAAGCGATCGCCGGGGACTGGAAGCTGGAATTGGAAGGCGCACCGAAAGACGCTGAGAAGCTTCTGCTGGTCAACATCAAGGGGGACAAGAACCTGAAAGGTTTTGTCCGACCTGGCGAGACCACGCCCAAGTTCAAAGACAAGAAGGAACTGAAAGATCTGAAGCTGGAAGATGGACGCGTCATCGCTACCTTCATCTCGGATGACTTCGGTGCTAAGGGGGTCGCGACGTTATCGATCCTGTACGAAGAGGACGTCGAAACGCTGCACGGCACAATTCGTTGGCCGGAAGGGACCGTCTCGAGCGTGAAGATGTCGGCCTCCGGCATGGAAGAAGCCGAGAACGAAGAAGAAAAGAAAAAGGAAGAAGAGCCAACGAAGGAAGAGGAAAAGGAAAAGAAGGACGAGAAGAAGGTCGTGATGGCCTCTTATCCGATTCAATATCCGCTGGGCTCGTTTGGCCTGGAAACGACTCCGAAACAGGAAGCCTTGGTGGCCTTCAAAGGAGCCACCGTTTGGACGTGCGGTCCGCAAGGGAAGCTCGAAAACGGCATTGTTCTGGTGAAGAAGGGGAAGATCGAAGCGGTTGGTGCCGATCTCGAGATTCCTGAAGATGCCGTTGTTGTCGACGCGACCGGCATGCATATCACTCCAGGCCTGATCGACTGCCATTCGCATATCGCGACGGATGGCGGCATCAACGAAAGTGGCCAGGCGATCACCGCCGAAGTTCGTATCGGCGACTTCATCGACGCCAACGACATCGATATCTACTGGCAACTCGCCGGTGGTTTGACAACCGCCAACGTGCTGCACGGTTCGGCCAACCCCATCGGCGGCCAGAACCAGGTGATCAAGATGCGATGGGGAGCCAACTTCGACGAATTGAAGTTCAAAGGGGCTCCGCTTGGTATTAAGTTCGCCTTGGGCGAAAACGTCAAACAGAGCAACTGGGGCGAAAACTACACCACCCGCTACCCGCAGACCCGAATGGGTGTCGAGCAGGTCTTCCGGGACGAGTTCCAGGAAGCCCAAGAGTACGCCGCCGCCAAGAAGGCTGCCGCCAAGGCAAAATCAGGATTGCCGGTTCGCGTCGACCTGCAGATGGAAGCGATCAGCGAAATTGTCGAGAAGAAACGTTGGATCCACTGCCATAGCTACCGTCAAGACGAAATTCTGGCGCTGCTGCGGGTGCTGGATGACTTTGGCATCAAGATTGGCTCGCTGCAGCACATCCTGGAAGGTTACAAAGTGGCCGACGCCATGGCCGAACATGGTGCAACCGCCTCGACGTTCGCCGACTGGTGGGCTTACAAGGTCGAAGTCGACGATGCCATTCCATACAACGGAGCGATGATGCACGACCAAGGCATTGTCGTCTCGTTTAATTCAGATGACGCCGAAATGGGGCGCCGGATGAATCAGGAGGCTGTCAAAGCAGTAAAGTACGGCGGCATGTCAGAAGAAGAAGCCTTGAAGTTTGTCACACTGAACGCAGCCATCCAGTTGCGGATCGAAGACCGTATCGGTTCGCTCGAGGCTGGCAAAGACGCCGACCTGACCATCTGGTCAGGCGCACCGTTGTCGAACCTCAGTGTCTGCAAACAGACCTGGATTGACGGTCGGAAGTACTTCGATAAGGACGACGAGCAAGCCCAGCGTGATAGGTTCGCCGATATGAAGAACAAGCTGGTGCAGAAGATTCTCGATACCCGAGCCCCCATGATGAATCATGGAGAATCGGTAGACGATCCGACCAGCCTCTGGCCTCGTCACGACGAGTTCTGTGGTCATCACGAGCATGAACACGAACATGAGCATCACCATGAGTAA